Proteins from a single region of Primulina tabacum isolate GXHZ01 chromosome 5, ASM2559414v2, whole genome shotgun sequence:
- the LOC142547020 gene encoding proline iminopeptidase isoform X1, translated as MSLGIVSISAKTPFLPQYVDHAPARSLFPKRNLQNSGRTLVSRSQVHNLEYYDSGQQLSPKLTDSKALFPAMDRNLYPDIEPYNTGFLKVSEIHSIYYEQSGNPDGHPVVFFHGGPGGGTSPSNRKFFDPNFYRIILFDQRGAGKSTPHACLEENTTWDLIEDIEKLREHLKVPEWLVFGGSWGSTLALAYSQSHPDKVTGMVLRGIFLLRKKEIDWFYEGGAAAIFPDAWELFRDLIPAGERGCFVDAYHKRLNSNDKETQYKAARAWTKWEMMTAHLLPNEVNIKRGNDDDFCLAFARIENHYFVNKGFLPSDSFLLDNIEKIKHINTVIVQGRYDVCCPLMSAWDLHKAWPAADLKIVPDAGHSANEPGISEELVAATNKFKYIKEAAH; from the exons ATGAGTCTTGGTATTGTGTCTATATCAGCAAAGACTCCATTTTTACCTCAATACGTCGATCATGCGCCTGCCCGTTCCTTGTTTCCCAAAAGAAATCTCCAAAACTCAG GGAGGACTTTAGTTTCTCGGAGTCAAGTTCATAATCTCGAGTATTACGACAGTGGGCAACAATTAAGCCCGAAGTTAACGGATTCAAAGGCTCTGTTTCCGGCAATGGATAGGAATCTTTACCCTGATATAGAGCCATATAACACGGGGTTTTTAAAGGTTTCTGAAATCCATTCAATATATTACGAGCAGTCTGGAAATCCAGATGGGCAT CCAGTAGTTTTTTTCCATGGAGGCCCTGGAGGAGGTACTTCACCAAGTAACAGGAAATTCTTTGATCCTAATTTTTACAGGATAATTTTGTTTGACCAG CGAGGTGCTGGTAAAAGCACACCTCATGCTTGCTTGGAGGAGAATACAACATGGGACCTTATTGAGGACATTGAAAAGTTGAGAGAACACTTGAAAGTGCCAGAATGGCtg GTTTTTGGTGGTTCATGGGGGAGCACACTCGCCCTAGCATATAGTCAGTCACACCCAGATAAG GTCACTGGCATGGTCTTGAGAGGTATCTTTCTACTGCGCAAGAAAGAAATTGATTGGTTTTATGAGGGTGGCGCTGCTGCGATATTTCCAGATG CTTGGGAGCTGTTTAGAGATCTTATTCCAGCTGGTGAAAGAGGTTGTTTCGTTGATGCTTACCATAAGAGGTTAAACTCCAATGACAAGGAGACACAG tATAAAGCTGCTAGGGCATGGACCAAATGGGAAATGATGACTGCTCATCTTCTGCCAAATGAAGTGAATATAAAACGAGGAAATGACGATGACTTCTGTTTG GCATTTGCAAGGATTGAGAACCACTACTTTGTGAACAAAGGCTTTTTACCCTCCGATTCATTCCTGTTGGATAACATTGAGAAAATAAAGCATATCAACACTGTAATTGTTCAG GGAAGATATGATGTCTGCTGCCCTCTAATGTCTGCATGGGATCTTCACAAGGCTTGGCCAGCGGCTGATCTCAAG